The Glycine max cultivar Williams 82 chromosome 17, Glycine_max_v4.0, whole genome shotgun sequence genome contains the following window.
aaatttattattcgtGATGGAAAAAATGCTAACAAGACACTTTCTAACACTCTTTTATATTGGATTAAATTCATGTAAATCTCGCTAAATACGTGGATTCAATACCCCATATAGAGGGTCTCATGCTCAAACTAGTAAAACCTATACAAATTTCAACTAGTAAAAAAGAATGTGTTAATAAAAGTGTTAGAAACTTTATTACTAGCACTCCTTTTCATGGTGATCATGTCCTTGGACCTTGTCAGTCATGTCCTTGGACCTTGTCAATGATCCACATGGAGGAATTCATCAAGTAAAATTAGCACTTACTCCTTGTCCTAGGTCTCCTCTTGTATATGATTGTGAACGAACTATAACACCTTGACCATGCAAATTCTGCACAAAGGCATGCTTAAGAAGCGTTGCCGCAGATGGTCGATCTGCAGGGTCCCTTTGGAGACATTGCTGGAGGAAATCCTTTCCCACTGAAGATAAAGTTTCAGGTATGGGTGGGGACTCTAGCAGTACCTTGAACGTGGCTGAAGGCTAACAAATAAAACACAATTAGGTCATTAAAATGTAGATTTAGTATATCTAAGGAATGCAAAGATATTCAAATGCCTTGCTCAGAATATATATCACTAAGGTCAATGCTAACCAGTGTTCCTGGAGGATTGGTCAAATGCCTTGCTTAGAATATACATCACTATGTTGTCCGTgacttttttttacaactttcttaaatacttttttcattttggtttCTTAACTAATGTTGTAaggataatatatttaatttgtgtaGCACTCCATTTTGCTTCCCCTCCCACCAAACTAAACAATTTTTACATGCACAAGGCTTGACCATAATGAGTCAACACGCATAAGAATGTGCTCACCCCTTCAACTTCACTCCAAGGAGGTTTGCCTGTCAACATTTCTATAATGGTGCACCCTAAGGTCCATATATCAATGGCCATGACAACATCAGGATTGGATTCGTTCTTTATGGAACCTTTCACGACCTTCAAATGGGCAAATTAGAGTCAGAAGGGGCATGTCATTACCCATCCAAAAATACTACAGATGATTCGAGCAATAAAATACCTCTGGAGCCATCCAATAAGAACTACCCTTAAAAGAAAGATCATATGAATTCCCCATTAGCTGGAAAAATCAGATTGGTCAGATAGCAAGACCACCAGAAACGGAAGTAAAAGACACTATCTTCAATAATAATGCagacaataaaaacaaataactaaGATGAATGAGGTGGTTATAACCAGATCAGCAGAACAGCTATACATCTACCTaactaaaagaatatatataaagtatagAATTTAATAACTTACAATTTTCGCCAGCCCAAAATCTGCAAGCTTCACAATGCCTGATTTATTGACCAGCAAGTTTGCACCTTTGATAtctctaaagaaaaaaaatcaactcaacCATTTTAGCAAACTTCAAACAGATTTTATTAGCAAGATAGAATGGTTGCTTTCATTAAACATCCTTGTCACCTGTGGATGGTTTTGTTACTATGTAAGTAAGCTAATCCAGAGAGAATATGCCTCGTAAAATTGCGAACCACAGATTCTGTCATAGCTCCACAATGTTCACGCAAAAATTTACTTATTGATCCCGGGTAGACATACTCCATATATATGTACAAATGATTGCCAACCTGAAATACATATGCTTAAAAATGTTGTCATCTATTTTACTATCACAAATATCCTTAATTTTTCATTAGGTTGTATCGATTATACTTGGAACAAGAACTTAACAACCAACAATTAACTCACTGTTTCACTTCCATAATACTGCACTATGTTGGGATGGTGTAGTTGACCGAGAATTTTGATTTCCTGGAACAAGGAACTTTTAAGCATAACAATCTAAACATCATCCATTTGGCGAATGTGCAAAAGTAAAACATAATCACAATGGAAAAGGAAATATAATGATCTAGAGAAATAGAAATATGCATTGAAATTCAATGTTCTTCAGAAACTGCGACAGCATCatagaccaaaaaaaatagtttcagtcagaaaacaaattttagtaCTGTGTGTAAGCATGAGTGAACTGCAGTGACAGAGCAATTGATTGAAGAGCAAAAATAGTTCTAGAAAACAAATCTAGGTGACAAGGTACATCTTGTAAACCCCTATTTGAATATCACTTCAGTACAAACTTATCATCCTAATATTGGTTTCTATTTACCTTACTTTGCTTTTCTCTTTAGAAATCAAATTTTGGATTATTTATACTAGTTATCAGAACAATGAATTGGAAAACATGATGTAAGTTACAGAAAAAAAACTTGACAAGGGGAAAAGATGGAAATAAGTTAAGACTTAAAAGTCCATTGCCGATATTATAAAAGATTAAGGGTCAAAACAACATTCCGGCTATGTTCCAACTATAACATTCCAACTTTTCCTGAACATTTATGAAATTAGCTTTCGTGTCCCATTCACATTAGAAGTTAACTTGCAGTGTTAGGTGTTTAACTCCAATAAAAATTGTAGAGCCGTAGTTAGTAGGGTCAATCAAAAAGTGTTATATGATGTTAACTCTGGCATATTCTTACCATAAGCTCAATACTGTTTTCTCACAGCCATATTTTGCAACAAGATACCACATATAGAAAAACTAAGGGAAGAACCTGTTCCAGTTGTTTAATGCACTCAGCATATGTAGGATCATCAGCAATTAAACTGATCTCCTTCATGGCACACGAGGCTCCAGTTTCTCtgttagataaaaataatgcaCATGAGTAACTATACAAAAGGGCATTATAGCCGACGATTGTAAACTAGTAGCTAATGGCAAAACAATAAGAATCAAATGCATACATGTTGGTTGCATGAAAAACACTTCCAAAAGTACCACGTCCAATAAGTTTTCCTTTCTGCCATCGACCTTTCACTGAAGGCAGATTTTCAGTAGCGTGAtgcttgattcttgattgatgCAGCACAACAGATAATTGCTTTGGTGATGAAGCTCTAGGTGGAAGGGGTAAGGGATGTGAATCCAGAAGGTTATTTTCAGGGCACACCCTGGACAAAAATTTATGGTTTTGAGATCCCTCTTCAATCTTCGGATTGAAGCTAAAACTGTTCACTGTCACTGCATCTTGATACACTGTGTTCCTGATAATTTTGGGCGGGAGATAAGTCATTGCAACGAATCTAACAAGTGGCATAACATAAAGCATAGTTGCTGAATGCTGATTCTATTAAAAGCTAATAACTGAACCACATGCAAATCAAAACAAGTTCTATAGATAAAATTTCATAcaaaaagtcataaataaaaattaacaaaaaagagCATCAATTCTTTAGAAAACAGTCCAGTAATTTAACGGTGTACACATTCTCGCACTGCCTCATTCACCAATAACAGGACATCAGAACATAATTTCACAATAGTTTTTCCATGCTTAATCACTCTACAACCcatcttacattttttttaatgaataatataatttttataacatgTAAATTTATGAGTCTTTTCAAGTAATAAAATTGGTGTAAAAATGGTGTAGGGCGCATTAGTAAGGACTTAAAGAGTATGTTCAGTTTCAAGTCCAACTTGTTATGCACAAATTCTGAGGTCAAATCCAATGCTCCACCGCAAACTGAACGCAATAGAAAGAATGAAGATATTTTTGCAAATTTCATTTTGCCACCGACATACATTTTGCAAAGGATATCCGAACATGCATTTGTAAAGGAAACAGTTCTTTCTTCTGTAGAATCACGATAAACTCTAGCCGATTGTGGAATGGACGTGTGTGTGTTTGGGATGGTAAGGACCTAAAAGTAAACAGTTATTATCTTACAAAGATAAAAACCGatagatataataaattatgtaataaaaaatgtaaagaggtagatagaaaatatattatttttttctttcgacCGTTATTCTTCTTCCAACAAAATATGTTCTAGAttaatttcttttctatttatgtTTGAATTGGAGAATAAAGCCTTTTCAATCATGAAGCAATTTTTACCTCGAAATAGTAAAGCCATCTTGTTCTACCGAAGATGAAAGGCGACGACGATGTACGCAACCGGAGCTGATTGACTTTGCTCGACGAGTCAACGGAGCTTCGGGAAGCGGCAGCGGCAGCGGTTGCGGCAGAGCAGAGAACGACCGGTGGTCGGAACCGCCGTGGGAGCGAAACTCCGGCGAACCCGGAAGAAACGAAAACTCATCGGAATGGAAGAAGCCAGTGTCTTGGTTAGTGAGGTGCCGGAGCTTCCTCTGCCTGGTCAATCGCCGCGCCGGAGCAAAATCGCCGCCGGGGATTTGCTTGGCTCCGGTGGACGTCGACGGAGAAAGCGGTTTGCGAGAAAGAGGCATTTGAGAGAGTGGTGGtgatattattgttgaaaatgGTCATATCACGTGAAACGTAAAGGTTAAGGATTCATTTCGTTCCAATTAGTAGAAATTAGAACATTGTAAAGCCATAGAAACAACATCGGAAACACCTACGTTGTTTCTATATAGGGCTTTGGTTGtgctaatattttcattttccaacTATGTCAGTAATATAATGCATGTTTCACTGTCCATGGCTTTGACTTTCAATGCATTTTTCGGACTTACGTTGCATATTAGAACTCATTAAAGCTCAATTGGCATCATTATGTTCAATAAAAGGAATCAGAGAAGCTCCAATGGAATAATAttggaagaaggaaaaaatacttcaaagatGAACCTGTTCCCATGCTTATAAGAAATTCTTGACAGTATCAAGCTGGAATAGTCTTTTCCTCCTTAATATCTCGATCAAGTGTCAAAGAATTTCCTGATGGTACCATATAGTATTCATCTCTACTTGTGATAAATAAAGCATGCGTATTCTTTTCGTCAATCCTCCAGGGTCCAAATAACTCAATTTTCTCCCATGAACTATTTGGGTCAATGgtcgttcttttttttttttttcaatccgtGGACGGAGCGAAACTCAAACAATAGTAACTATTAATTTACATTttgtgaaatattattattatgtgtcaCTTGGATGACATAATAATCAATACGTAATCAGTAATTTAGAGATAGAGTCACCGTGGAAGTTGCATCCTCTACAGGTTAAAAGTAAACTGCACAGAACGCACGCACGGACCTAAGTATTGAATGGTATCATAAGATAATTCTTTACTAGTTTAACAATATTCgaattcaaatctaaaaatgtcATTGCCATTAAATCTTAACGATGCTATTCTTGCTAAAAttgtttctaaaataaataaataaaacaaatgttaAATGCTACTATAAAGCATTACTTGTAATTTTACTTCTCAATCGAATCAagtatataagtaaaattaagttaatttctTAGCCAAATTCGTCCTGAAAATGAAAGTGTGAAgccaaaatttgtattttatatattttaggaCTAAATTTGTGACAGCATCACCCTTTCCGGAGAGTTTGGCTGGTTACccttttgtaattattatttttccaatgGAAATTTGCCAAGTGTTATTATTGCTTTAGTTGGGACGTTGTGACCGAAACGACGTACATTATGCTATGCGTTTTGTAAACCAGGTTGTTTCTGATTATGTGGCACAATGTGGCAGAGCTTGCTACGGAACACCTGAAAGCAACTGATTTTATTCATGTTTCAGGTTCTTTGGGGTCTTTCACGAAACCCGATGCCAATGGAATCCTTCAATTGAATTATAAGGTTCATTACACACTTTTCCAATTGATGAATGGTGTAAAAATCTTTACACGACAACACTATATGAAAACAAAactcttttttaaattatcagtttcctagttttattattttggtatgTCCAGTGTACTGAAGTTCTAGGTTCTTTTGTTTGAATGGTGCTCTGGCTTGCATGTGTTATTTCTTGTGTACTAGGGTCACAAATtgacaaaattgaaaatttgaaatgttGTTTGGTCATTTTCTGGTGGGTGAAACTAATGGTTGTTGCAATTTTATCCTTTGATGTCCTATTTGGGGAACTATTTCATCATAATTATATGCAGTTCAAAGCATTACTACTACATATTCTCATGAATCATGCTTTGAACTTTCTGATattaagttttcttttctttgcgaGCCCGTCTGAAAACAAGCTTGATTCACTGTAGACCAGATTATGATTATTATGAGTTTATCATGATTGTACTTGCGGTTTAGCTACTATGATCCTTTAGTAAGTCTTCgtgataaatatttcatttgatGTGGTTGGATTAGTTTATTTCATGTTCAAACTCGCTTGTAATCAATATCTTTCGAAGAGACattttgaaagagaaaaggaTCAGTAAAAACAATCTAAACTTCTCCTGTAATTTAAGCAAATCCAAAGGTGCTATTAGATGGCTAATATCCTCGTGCACAATAGATTTTCTATCCCTATAGAATATCAATATCATATAGTTACACGGATAATGTCAAAGTATTACTCTTTTTGCCTATTGCTTCATCATCTTGAGATTTTGGGTTTTAGATTTTATGTTCATGTTTGTAAAATCCTATCCTCAAAAATGTATTAATGGCGTTCATATCCTCACAATTCCTCATTTATCATTGCACTTTCATTTTATCTGCATCATGTGACATttctgtgtgtgtatgtgtgtaaatttttcatcttcttctctaAAGTTAGAGGTGAAGGAGTTCGAGTTTGTTGCTCAAAGGTCTGGTTATCAAGGCAACAAGAAGTTGGAA
Protein-coding sequences here:
- the LOC100803026 gene encoding mitogen-activated protein kinase kinase kinase 5 isoform X1, giving the protein MPLSRKPLSPSTSTGAKQIPGGDFAPARRLTRQRKLRHLTNQDTGFFHSDEFSFLPGSPEFRSHGGSDHRSFSALPQPLPLPLPEAPLTRRAKSISSGCVHRRRLSSSVEQDGFTISRNTVYQDAVTVNSFSFNPKIEEGSQNHKFLSRVCPENNLLDSHPLPLPPRASSPKQLSVVLHQSRIKHHATENLPSVKGRWQKGKLIGRGTFGSVFHATNIETGASCAMKEISLIADDPTYAECIKQLEQEIKILGQLHHPNIVQYYGSETVGNHLYIYMEYVYPGSISKFLREHCGAMTESVVRNFTRHILSGLAYLHSNKTIHRDIKGANLLVNKSGIVKLADFGLAKILMGNSYDLSFKGSSYWMAPEVVKGSIKNESNPDVVMAIDIWTLGCTIIEMLTGKPPWSEVEGPSATFKVLLESPPIPETLSSVGKDFLQQCLQRDPADRPSAATLLKHAFVQNLHGQGVIVRSQSYTRGDLGQGGNSASPRDTTKNRRGIMQASNSTLILNKIQKSIGNAKESHHIRPYHHSHVPEVNILQSSLESSTLNCMSVANSRNVSTVTRMITNF
- the LOC100803026 gene encoding mitogen-activated protein kinase kinase kinase 5 isoform X2, which gives rise to MPLSRKPLSPSTSTGAKQIPGGDFAPARRLTRQRKLRHLTNQDTGFFHSDEFSFLPGSPEFRSHGGSDHRSFSALPQPLPLPLPEAPLTRRAKSISSGCVHRRRLSSSVEQDGFTISRNTVYQDAVTVNSFSFNPKIEEGSQNHKFLSRVCPENNLLDSHPLPLPPRASSPKQLSVVLHQSRIKHHATENLPSVKGRWQKGKLIGRGTFGSVFHATNIETGASCAMKEISLIADDPTYAECIKQLEQEIKILGQLHHPNIVQYYGSETVGNHLYIYMEYVYPGSISKFLREHCGAMTESVVRNFTRHILSGLAYLHSNKTIHRDIKGANLLVNKSGIVKLADFGLAKILMGNSYDLSFKGSSYWMAPEVVKGSIKNESNPDVVMAIDIWTLGCTIIEMLTGKPPWSEVEGPSATFKVLLESPPIPETLSSVGKDFLQQCLQRDPADRPSAATLLKHAFVQNLHGQGVIVRSQSYTRGDLGQGQC